One window of Sinorhizobium fredii NGR234 genomic DNA carries:
- a CDS encoding RNA polymerase sigma factor: protein MDTELVDRAVKGDREAFGRLIERHYDFVHAVAWRWSGSEADAEDIAQDVCIRLGSAIRGFRGTSRFRTWLYTLTLNAARDHCRRQARDERKIAAYASDPALKAGSASEDEERREALWAAVRALPEKQCDAVLLVYAEGLSHAAAADVLGCSETTISWHVHEARKRLRTLLGKEAV, encoded by the coding sequence TTGGACACGGAACTCGTTGACAGGGCGGTGAAGGGGGATCGCGAGGCCTTCGGCCGGTTGATCGAGCGTCACTATGACTTCGTCCATGCGGTCGCCTGGCGCTGGTCGGGCAGCGAGGCCGACGCGGAGGATATCGCGCAGGATGTCTGCATCCGGCTGGGCTCGGCGATCCGCGGCTTTCGCGGCACCAGCCGGTTCCGCACCTGGCTCTATACATTGACGCTGAACGCGGCGCGCGATCACTGCCGCCGGCAGGCGCGCGACGAAAGAAAGATTGCGGCCTATGCGTCCGACCCCGCTTTGAAGGCTGGTTCCGCAAGCGAAGACGAGGAAAGGCGGGAGGCGCTCTGGGCGGCGGTGCGGGCGCTGCCGGAAAAGCAATGCGATGCCGTGTTGCTCGTCTATGCCGAGGGCTTGAGCCATGCGGCCGCGGCCGATGTGCTCGGCTGCTCGGAAACGACCATCTCCTGGCACGTCCATGAGGCGCGCAAGCGCTTGCGGACGCTGCTCGGCAAGGAGGCTGTGTAA
- a CDS encoding phosphodiester glycosidase family protein yields the protein MPLFPKSLLAGAAMLSAGLAAPAFAACRNVSHLGEDYVACSFDPAASDIRLYNKDQAGVPFKSFQALSLELRQRDEYIVFAMNGGMYHEDLSPVGLHVEEGVEQAPLNTNPGWGNFHLLPNGVFYFGDGKAGVMAAEAYRDAGIKPRFATQSGPMLVIDGALHPRFLPDSDSLKTRNGVGVTKSGEVVFVVSKRPVRFHDFATLFLDGLDCPNALFLDGTISSLYAPEINRQDRLFPLGPIIAVVARSPR from the coding sequence ATGCCGCTGTTTCCCAAATCTTTGCTCGCCGGCGCCGCCATGCTCTCCGCCGGCCTTGCTGCCCCTGCGTTCGCCGCCTGCCGCAACGTGAGCCATCTCGGCGAGGACTATGTCGCCTGCAGCTTCGACCCCGCGGCGAGCGACATTCGCCTCTACAACAAGGACCAGGCGGGCGTACCCTTCAAATCCTTCCAGGCGCTGTCGCTCGAACTGCGCCAGCGCGACGAATACATCGTCTTCGCCATGAATGGTGGCATGTATCACGAGGACCTTTCCCCGGTCGGCCTGCATGTCGAAGAGGGTGTGGAGCAGGCGCCGCTCAATACCAACCCCGGCTGGGGCAACTTTCACCTGCTGCCGAATGGCGTCTTCTATTTCGGCGACGGCAAGGCCGGCGTGATGGCGGCGGAGGCCTATCGCGACGCCGGCATCAAGCCGCGTTTTGCGACGCAGTCCGGTCCGATGCTGGTCATCGACGGAGCGCTCCACCCGCGCTTCCTGCCGGACAGCGATAGCCTGAAGACCCGCAACGGCGTCGGGGTGACGAAAAGCGGCGAGGTCGTTTTTGTGGTTTCGAAGCGCCCGGTGCGCTTCCATGACTTCGCGACGCTGTTTCTCGACGGGCTCGATTGCCCGAACGCGCTCTTCCTCGACGGCACGATCTCGAGCCTTTACGCGCCGGAGATCAACCGCCAAGACCGGTTGTTTCCGCTCGGGCCGATCATCGCCGTCGTCGCGCGTTCTCCACGATGA
- a CDS encoding 4Fe-4S dicluster domain-containing protein → MTAAPACVDNLVETIRAALEPHGLFLRGSVNFTPGETAPLLDGGEPAASVVLIGNIGGSIWRSFSRWRAVEPDCGGADPLDEWSKQVILPVAEAAGATAYFPSDPPWQPFQQWAMRAEGLKASPLGILIHPRYGLWHGYRGALGFDRALPQTSSVTADHPCGDCIGKPCISACPVDALGTGLFDVGRCRTHLKAEAGAAGCLLDGCLSRDACPIGRDFRYPREQLRFHMVALGL, encoded by the coding sequence ATGACGGCTGCCCCCGCTTGTGTCGACAATCTCGTCGAAACGATCCGTGCGGCTCTCGAGCCGCACGGTCTTTTTTTGCGCGGCAGCGTGAATTTCACGCCGGGGGAAACCGCGCCCCTGCTGGACGGTGGCGAGCCCGCCGCGAGCGTCGTGCTGATCGGCAATATCGGCGGTTCGATCTGGAGGTCCTTCAGCCGCTGGCGCGCAGTCGAGCCGGATTGCGGCGGCGCCGACCCGCTCGACGAGTGGTCGAAGCAGGTGATCTTGCCGGTGGCCGAGGCCGCCGGCGCCACCGCCTATTTCCCCTCCGATCCGCCCTGGCAGCCCTTCCAGCAATGGGCGATGCGCGCCGAAGGCTTGAAGGCTTCTCCACTCGGCATATTGATCCACCCGCGGTATGGGCTGTGGCACGGCTACCGCGGCGCGCTCGGCTTTGACCGGGCCTTGCCGCAAACGAGCTCCGTTACAGCCGACCATCCTTGCGGCGACTGTATCGGCAAGCCGTGCATTTCCGCCTGCCCGGTGGATGCCCTGGGGACCGGTCTGTTCGATGTGGGGCGATGCCGCACGCATCTCAAGGCCGAGGCCGGGGCGGCCGGCTGTCTTTTAGATGGCTGCCTTTCCCGCGATGCCTGTCCCATCGGCCGAGACTTTCGCTATCCCAGAGAGCAACTGCGTTTCCATATGGTGGCACTTGGTCTTTGA